A part of Magnetospirillum sp. ME-1 genomic DNA contains:
- the mamR gene encoding magnetosome protein MamR: MIWTAVIKGSALVTFVQGAMVLVDKIFGEEILPHRIYSSAEASQLLGMDRLEVLGLIRSGTIKAKKVGDNYRILGSNLVDYMNR, translated from the coding sequence ATGATCTGGACGGCGGTGATCAAGGGGAGCGCGCTGGTGACCTTCGTGCAGGGCGCCATGGTGCTGGTGGACAAGATCTTCGGCGAGGAGATCTTGCCGCACCGGATCTACAGCAGCGCGGAAGCCTCGCAATTGCTGGGGATGGACCGTCTCGAGGTGCTGGGCCTGATTCGTTCGGGGACGATCAAGGCGAAGAAGGTGGGCGATAATTATCGTATCCTGGGCTCCAATCTTGTGGATTACATGAACCGATGA
- the dmeF gene encoding CDF family Co(II)/Ni(II) efflux transporter DmeF has protein sequence MHVHNLSSWQHSHHFQSGLEASAERRTKIVVALTIVMMVAEIAAGTIFNSMALLADGWHMSTHAGALGIAAFAYTFARSHADDQRFTFGTGKVGTLGGFTSAIILCMVALLMVWESANRLMTVQAIAFDEALMVAVIGLVVNVVSAGILGGHGLGDDHDHCGHHHDHDHHRDHHDHNLQAAYIHVLADVLTSVLAIAALLLGKYLGWWWMDPMMGLVGAAVIGKWAWGLMRKTGSVLLDHSDDRELPEEVRAAIEGDADNRLSDLHLWQIGPGHWGAIVSLVTHTPREPGHYKTLLAEVHELSHVTVEVHPCDGASCG, from the coding sequence ATGCATGTTCACAATCTGTCGTCATGGCAACACAGCCACCATTTCCAATCGGGCCTGGAAGCATCCGCCGAACGTCGGACCAAGATCGTGGTGGCTCTGACCATCGTCATGATGGTGGCCGAGATCGCGGCGGGCACGATCTTCAACTCCATGGCACTGCTGGCCGACGGCTGGCATATGTCCACCCATGCCGGGGCCTTGGGAATCGCCGCCTTCGCCTATACCTTCGCCCGCAGTCACGCCGACGACCAGCGCTTTACCTTCGGCACCGGCAAGGTCGGGACGCTGGGCGGCTTTACCAGCGCCATTATCCTTTGCATGGTGGCGCTGCTGATGGTGTGGGAATCGGCAAACCGCCTGATGACGGTCCAAGCCATCGCCTTCGACGAGGCCCTGATGGTCGCCGTCATCGGGTTGGTCGTCAACGTGGTCAGCGCCGGGATTTTGGGCGGACACGGCCTCGGCGACGACCATGATCACTGCGGCCACCACCACGATCACGACCATCATCGCGACCATCACGACCACAATCTCCAGGCCGCCTATATCCATGTCCTGGCAGACGTCCTCACCTCGGTGTTGGCCATCGCCGCCCTGCTGCTGGGGAAATATCTGGGGTGGTGGTGGATGGATCCCATGATGGGATTGGTCGGGGCCGCCGTCATCGGCAAATGGGCCTGGGGCTTGATGCGCAAGACCGGTTCGGTCTTGCTGGATCACAGCGACGACCGGGAGCTGCCGGAGGAAGTCCGCGCCGCCATCGAGGGCGATGCCGACAACCGGCTGTCCGATCTTCATCTCTGGCAGATCGGGCCGGGCCATTGGGGGGCCATCGTCTCGCTGGTGACCCACACCCCGCGCGAGCCGGGCCATTACAAGACGCTGCTGGCCGAGGTTCACGAACTCAGCCATGTCAC
- a CDS encoding MerR family transcriptional regulator gives MTLQPFNIGGLSRQTGVNIETIRYYEKIGLLPPPARSQGGFRQYEDHHLQRLRFIRRGRDLGFSIDSIRALLTLAERPDSPCEGADQMVLLHLDEVERKIADLTLLRDELRKMKNCCGQVVAQCQIIGSLTAPGSAQQDAI, from the coding sequence ATGACGCTTCAGCCCTTCAATATCGGCGGCCTCAGCCGGCAGACCGGCGTCAACATCGAAACCATCCGCTATTACGAGAAGATCGGGCTACTGCCGCCGCCGGCACGGAGCCAGGGCGGCTTTCGTCAATATGAGGACCACCATCTTCAGCGGCTCCGCTTCATTCGCCGGGGCCGCGATCTGGGCTTTTCCATCGATTCCATCCGTGCCCTGCTGACTCTGGCCGAACGACCCGATTCCCCGTGCGAAGGTGCCGATCAGATGGTTCTCCTCCATCTTGACGAGGTGGAACGCAAAATTGCCGACCTCACCCTTTTGCGCGACGAATTGCGGAAGATGAAGAATTGCTGCGGACAGGTGGTCGCCCAATGCCAGATCATCGGCTCACTGACCGCCCCCGGCTCCGCACAGCAGGACGCTATATGA
- the mamB gene encoding magnetosome biogenesis CDF transporter MamB produces MKFENCRDCREEVVWWAFTADICMTLFKGVLGLMSGSVALVADSLHSGADVVASGVTQLSLKISNKPADERYPFGYGNIQYISSSIVGSLLLIGASFLMYGSVMKLISGTYEAPSIFAAVGASVTVIVNELMYRYQICVGNENNSPAIIANAWDNRSDAISSAAVMVGVIASVIGFPIADTIAAIGVSALVGRIGLELIGTSIHGLMDSSVDTELLQTAWQVAMDTPMVHSIYFLRGRHVGEDVQFDIRLRVDPNLRIKDSSMVAEAVRRRIQEEIPHARDIRLFVSPAPAAAARA; encoded by the coding sequence ATGAAGTTCGAAAATTGCAGGGATTGCCGCGAGGAAGTGGTGTGGTGGGCCTTTACCGCCGACATCTGCATGACCCTGTTCAAGGGGGTCCTCGGGCTGATGAGCGGCAGCGTGGCGCTGGTGGCGGATTCGTTGCATTCGGGGGCGGACGTGGTGGCCAGCGGGGTGACCCAGCTCAGCTTGAAGATTTCGAACAAGCCAGCGGATGAGCGCTATCCGTTCGGCTACGGCAACATCCAATACATCTCGTCGTCCATCGTGGGCTCCTTGCTGCTGATCGGGGCCAGCTTCTTGATGTACGGCTCGGTGATGAAGCTGATCTCGGGGACCTACGAGGCGCCGAGCATCTTCGCGGCGGTTGGGGCGTCGGTGACGGTGATCGTCAACGAGCTGATGTATCGCTACCAGATCTGCGTGGGCAACGAAAACAACAGCCCGGCCATCATCGCCAATGCCTGGGACAACCGGTCCGACGCCATCTCGTCGGCGGCGGTGATGGTCGGCGTGATCGCCTCGGTGATCGGCTTTCCCATCGCCGACACCATCGCGGCCATCGGCGTCTCGGCCCTGGTGGGACGCATCGGCCTGGAACTGATCGGAACCTCGATCCACGGCCTGATGGACAGCTCGGTGGATACGGAATTGCTGCAGACCGCCTGGCAGGTGGCCATGGACACGCCCATGGTCCACAGCATCTATTTCCTGCGCGGTCGCCATGTGGGCGAGGACGTGCAGTTCGACATCCGCCTGCGGGTCGATCCCAATCTGCGCATCAAGGACAGTTCCATGGTGGCCGAGGCGGTACGCCGGCGCATCCAGGAGGAAATCCCCCACGCCCGCGACATCCGCCTGTTCGTCAGCCCGGCACCCGCCGCCGCGGCACGGGCCTGA
- a CDS encoding Fur family transcriptional regulator, whose amino-acid sequence MISRIEQRCIDKNMKMTGQRRVIARVLSESSDHPDVEEVYRRAAEIDPHISIATVYRTVRLFEETAILKRHDFGDGRARYEEADGDHHDHLIDLKTGKVIEFSSEEIESLQKEIATRYGYRVVGHRLELFGVPLAADETAD is encoded by the coding sequence ATGATTTCTCGAATCGAACAACGTTGCATCGACAAGAACATGAAGATGACCGGCCAGCGCCGGGTCATCGCCCGCGTCCTGTCCGAGTCCTCCGACCATCCGGATGTGGAGGAAGTCTACCGCCGGGCGGCCGAGATCGATCCCCATATCAGCATCGCCACGGTCTATCGCACCGTGCGGCTGTTCGAGGAAACGGCCATCTTGAAGCGGCACGATTTCGGCGACGGCCGCGCCCGCTACGAAGAAGCTGACGGTGATCACCACGATCACCTGATCGACCTGAAAACCGGCAAGGTCATCGAATTCTCCAGCGAGGAGATCGAATCCCTGCAAAAGGAAATCGCCACGCGCTACGGCTACCGGGTCGTGGGCCACCGCCTGGAGCTGTTCGGAGTTCCGCTGGCCGCCGACGAAACCGCCGACTGA
- a CDS encoding heavy metal translocating P-type ATPase has product MSEAKSCCTSKCCGGGASAVLPTAALQPPRPGKSRAFRITGMCCVEEVRTLKAAVGPLAGGDERLSFDLLNGKMIVRADIDADAVIAAVSRTGMGAEPWERTSVAERDKANSSRRLLQAVLAGLSGGAALLGLILDQAVKVPLPAQIAEAVAVAVGLWMVLPKALHAVRSLRPDMNLLMSVAVFGAMALGDWMEAATVSALFALSLALESWSAERARRAIASLMDLTPPMARVKGTDGAESLVAPEDVPVGAVFVVLPGERIPLDGRVLVGESMVDQAPITGESVPVLKSVGTEVFAGTINADGVLEVQNLKPAGETTLAKVARLVEEAQGKRSKVERWVDRFAAIYTPVVLAGAVAVAVLPPLALGLDWSEWIYRSLVLLVISCPCALVISTPLTVVAAMASAARAGVLVKGGEYLETASRLSAIAFDKTGTVTSGRPGVERVMALDGGDEGRILRLAAALEARSTHPLGRAILDHAAAGGIAPTPAESVQSLPGKGMCGVVDGEAVWLGSHRYAMERGAETPAVREAALALAEGGRSVVAVGDAAGVRGLIALSDPIRPEAATALAGLRRAGVGKLIMLTGDNAATGERVAAALGFDLVLAELLPEDKSEAMDDLARQFGTVAMVGDGVNDAPAMARSSLGIAMGAAGTDTAIETSDLALMSDDLTRLAWLIGHSRRMMTVIRQNIGFAITLKAVFMVLAILDIATLWGAIAADMGAALLVAFNGLRLLKAGVTQRSEDGMGLSSSSNTLKQRLA; this is encoded by the coding sequence ATGTCGGAAGCCAAATCTTGCTGCACCAGCAAATGTTGCGGCGGGGGCGCGTCAGCGGTTCTTCCCACTGCGGCGCTCCAGCCGCCTCGGCCGGGTAAGTCCCGGGCCTTCCGCATCACCGGCATGTGCTGCGTCGAGGAGGTGCGGACGCTGAAGGCGGCCGTCGGCCCGCTGGCCGGGGGGGACGAGCGCCTGAGCTTCGATCTGCTCAACGGCAAGATGATCGTCCGGGCCGATATCGACGCCGACGCGGTGATCGCCGCCGTTTCGCGCACGGGAATGGGGGCGGAGCCGTGGGAACGCACCAGCGTGGCCGAGCGCGACAAGGCCAATTCCTCGCGCCGGTTGCTTCAGGCGGTTCTGGCGGGGCTCAGCGGCGGCGCCGCGCTGCTGGGGCTGATTCTCGACCAGGCGGTCAAAGTGCCGCTCCCCGCCCAGATCGCCGAGGCCGTGGCCGTGGCGGTGGGTTTGTGGATGGTGCTGCCCAAGGCACTGCATGCCGTTCGCTCGCTGCGGCCGGACATGAATTTGTTGATGAGCGTCGCGGTCTTCGGTGCCATGGCACTGGGGGACTGGATGGAGGCGGCTACCGTTTCGGCGCTGTTCGCGCTGTCCCTGGCGCTGGAGAGCTGGAGCGCCGAGCGCGCCCGCCGGGCTATCGCCTCGCTGATGGACCTCACCCCGCCCATGGCGCGGGTAAAGGGAACCGACGGAGCCGAATCCCTGGTGGCGCCAGAGGATGTACCCGTGGGGGCCGTCTTCGTCGTGCTGCCGGGTGAACGCATTCCCCTGGACGGCCGCGTCCTGGTGGGCGAAAGCATGGTGGATCAGGCGCCGATCACCGGGGAAAGCGTGCCGGTGCTGAAAAGCGTGGGCACGGAGGTTTTCGCGGGCACCATCAATGCCGACGGCGTCTTGGAGGTGCAAAACCTTAAGCCGGCCGGTGAAACTACCCTGGCCAAGGTGGCCCGGCTGGTGGAGGAGGCCCAGGGCAAGCGATCCAAGGTGGAGCGCTGGGTCGATCGCTTCGCCGCGATCTATACCCCCGTCGTCCTGGCCGGTGCCGTGGCGGTGGCGGTGCTGCCGCCGCTGGCGCTCGGCCTGGACTGGTCCGAATGGATCTACCGCTCGTTGGTGTTGCTGGTCATTTCATGCCCCTGCGCCCTGGTGATCTCGACGCCGCTGACGGTGGTGGCCGCCATGGCCTCGGCGGCGCGGGCCGGTGTGCTGGTCAAGGGCGGGGAATATCTTGAAACGGCGTCGCGGCTGTCCGCCATCGCCTTCGACAAGACGGGAACCGTGACTTCGGGCCGCCCCGGTGTCGAACGGGTGATGGCGCTGGACGGCGGCGACGAGGGCCGCATCTTGCGGCTTGCGGCGGCGCTGGAGGCGCGCAGCACCCACCCGCTGGGCCGGGCCATCCTCGATCACGCCGCCGCCGGGGGCATTGCTCCGACTCCGGCCGAATCCGTCCAGTCCCTGCCCGGCAAGGGGATGTGCGGGGTCGTCGATGGCGAGGCGGTGTGGCTGGGCTCCCATCGTTACGCGATGGAGCGGGGTGCCGAGACGCCTGCCGTGCGCGAGGCGGCCCTGGCCTTGGCGGAAGGGGGGCGGTCGGTGGTGGCGGTGGGGGATGCCGCCGGGGTACGCGGGCTGATCGCCCTGTCCGATCCCATTCGTCCGGAAGCTGCGACGGCGCTGGCGGGCCTGCGCCGGGCCGGGGTGGGCAAACTGATCATGCTGACCGGAGACAACGCCGCCACCGGCGAGCGGGTAGCCGCTGCCCTGGGCTTCGATCTCGTCCTGGCGGAACTGCTGCCCGAGGACAAAAGCGAGGCCATGGACGATCTCGCCCGGCAATTCGGAACCGTCGCCATGGTGGGAGACGGAGTCAACGACGCCCCCGCCATGGCCCGGTCGTCCCTGGGTATCGCCATGGGGGCCGCCGGAACCGATACCGCCATCGAAACCTCGGATCTGGCGCTGATGTCCGACGATCTGACCAGGTTGGCCTGGCTGATCGGCCATTCCCGCCGGATGATGACGGTCATCCGCCAGAATATCGGTTTCGCCATCACCCTGAAGGCGGTGTTCATGGTGCTGGCGATTTTGGACATCGCGACCCTGTGGGGAGCCATCGCGGCGGATATGGGAGCGGCCCTTCTGGTGGCCTTCAATGGATTGCGCTTGCTGAAGGCCGGCGTTACTCAGAGGTCCGAGGACGGCATGGGCTTATCCTCGTCGTCGAATACCTTGAAACAGAGGCTTGCCTAG